Within the Devosia lucknowensis genome, the region GCTTCTGGTACTGCTCGGATGCCACCAGCCAGCGGATCGGCTCGCCATTGTAGTTGGAGGCGGCGAGGTATTCCTTGACCTTGTCCGGGTTCGGCGTGCCGAAGCCTTCGGGGACGCCAGCAGTGGTGTACCAGAACGAGTTGGGATCGGGGATCCAGCTCGGATCGAGCGTGTAGAATTCGGGATTGCCGACCGAGGCGAGCATGATCGGCTCCATCTCGAGGGCGTAGTAGAAGGCGCGGCGCAAGTTGACGTCGGCCATCGGGCCGTCCTTGGTGTTCAGCACCACGGCCAGCGACTGATTGTTGGGCACGACGACCGCTTCGGTGTTCGGGTCGTTCTGCAGCGCGTCGTAGAAATCGGTCGGCAGTTCCATGGCGATGTCGATTTCGCCCGTGATCAGCGAGTCACGACGCACCGAGGCTTCCGGCATCAGGCGAAGCTGGATGGTATCGGCATAGGCGTGCTTGGCGCCAGCAGCGGCCGACGAGGGTTCGCTACGCGACTGGTAGTCTTCCCAGCGGGTGAGCGTCGCGCCCTGGTCGGGCGTGTAGCTGCTGATCGTGTAAGGGCCGGTGCAATCGAGATTGCGGGCCGCTTCGGTCGGGCTGGCGCCTTCGAGCGAAGCCTGCGACAGGATAATGGCCTGCTGGCCGGCAAGAATGCCCGGCAGGATCGGCGTCGGCGTATTGAGATTGAACTGGATCGTGCGGTCGTCGACGGCCTCGATGGAGTCGGTCACGCCCTTGAACGAAGCGCCGATGCCCGCGGATTCGCGGAAGCGGTCGAGCGAGGCGACGACGTCGGCCGAGGTCAGGTCCGCGCCGGACTGGAACTTGAGACCGTCGCGCAGGGTGACGGTGAGGGTCTTGCCGTCTTCGCTATATTCGAAGCTGTCGGCAAGCATGGGCTGTGGCGTCCAGGATTCATCGACGCCGAAGAGGCCTTCGCAGGCGATCGAGGCGGTGAGCCAGTTGACGCCGAAGGTGGTGACCACTGGATCGGGCGACGGCGCCATCTGCGAAATGCCGATGCGCAGATTGCCGCCGCGCTGCAGGTCCTGCGCCAATGCCGGCTGCGCGGCAACGACGGCGAGCGAAGCGCCGGCAAGCAGCATGCGCTGCAAGGTCTTGGTGTTCATGTTCTTCCTCCCTTGGTCCTTAGGGGACCGTTTGCAATGCGGGCTGGGGCGTTTGGCCGCCGCCCGGTTCGACCGGCACCAGGACATCGAGACCCAGTACGAGATAGCTGAGGCACTTGCCGTGCGTATCGACGGCAAGGCTGGAATTGACGCCGCCCTCGAGCGCATCCTCGATGACGAAGTTGAGGGCGCCGAGTTTGGGCAGTTCATAGCGCTGGACGTCGGTGACGCCGCGATGGGCGAAAAGGGCCGCCACGCGCTCGGCCGTGACCTGATCGCGCAGGATCGGCCAGTACCGCTCGTCATAGGCGATGACGTTGACGTTGAGCCGGTTGCCCTTGTCGCCCGAACGCCCGTGTGCGATGGCGTGGAGCTTGGTGACGCGTGTTCCACCGCTCATGATTGCGCCTCATGGAAATGGAAGCTCGGCGAGACGAGATCGCGCTCCACGAGATGGGACAGCGTGCGCACGCGAGGCCGCACGCTCTGGCGCACGCCGCCGCCGCCGGCCGGCCCGCAGCAATAAAGCGCGTTCACTTCCTGCACCGCCCGCTCGACGTCCTTTTGCGACGCGGCACCGAAGGCGAAGCGGACGCGGTAGTCGCCTGAAGGCGTGTCGTCGAATTCGGCGAGAAGGTCGCCATGGTCGGAATCGAAGGCGCTGACCGTGCCGAAGATATCGGCGCGATGGCGCACCTGCAGGGCGCGCTTTTCGATGCGCTCGTTGATCGTGGTGATGGCGAGCTTGGCCCGGGCCAGGGCATTCGAGCCGGCGTAGGAGATTTCGGCCTCGCCCAGCCAGTCGCCGTAAAAGCTGACGGTAGCCTTGAGCTTGGCGGGTGCAGCATGGCCCCTGGCGCCGGAAACCCGGACGCGATCGGGACCGACCTCTGCCAGTTCCACGCCGGTGACATCGAGCGTCACGTCGGGGGTGAGGTAGGAGGACGGATCGTGGATCTCGTAGAGCAGCTGTTCCTTGACGGTCCTGAGGTCGACCACGCCACCCGTGCCTTCGGCCTTGGTGATGACGAAGCTGCCATCGGCTTCGACCTCGGCAATCGGGAAGCCGATATTGGCCGTATCGGGAACATCCTTGAAGCCGGGATCGGCGAAGAACCCGCCCGAGACCTGCGACCCGCATTCGAGCAGGTGCCCGATCAGCGTGCCGGCGGCCAGGCGGTCGAGATCGTTCCAGTCCCAGCCGAAATGGGCCACCAGCGGCCCCAGTGCCAGCGCCGGATC harbors:
- a CDS encoding AtuA-related protein, giving the protein MSGGTRVTKLHAIAHGRSGDKGNRLNVNVIAYDERYWPILRDQVTAERVAALFAHRGVTDVQRYELPKLGALNFVIEDALEGGVNSSLAVDTHGKCLSYLVLGLDVLVPVEPGGGQTPQPALQTVP
- a CDS encoding ABC transporter substrate-binding protein, whose translation is MNTKTLQRMLLAGASLAVVAAQPALAQDLQRGGNLRIGISQMAPSPDPVVTTFGVNWLTASIACEGLFGVDESWTPQPMLADSFEYSEDGKTLTVTLRDGLKFQSGADLTSADVVASLDRFRESAGIGASFKGVTDSIEAVDDRTIQFNLNTPTPILPGILAGQQAIILSQASLEGASPTEAARNLDCTGPYTISSYTPDQGATLTRWEDYQSRSEPSSAAAGAKHAYADTIQLRLMPEASVRRDSLITGEIDIAMELPTDFYDALQNDPNTEAVVVPNNQSLAVVLNTKDGPMADVNLRRAFYYALEMEPIMLASVGNPEFYTLDPSWIPDPNSFWYTTAGVPEGFGTPNPDKVKEYLAASNYNGEPIRWLVASEQYQKHYLTAITASQQLEEYGINVEIVESPMANYIQARADSAQMDAFSSFLPTYVDPTSIAYLNATYPGFWTDPTKMELMDKLASTIDPDERKEIFEEIHALAYDQFPWVKYGTESNMYGIREGVGNPARVPARGYDFYNVAPPAAN
- a CDS encoding acyclic terpene utilization AtuA family protein, giving the protein MVRIGSGAGFSGDRIDAPQSVVASIAAAGQGGAVIFETLGERTLALGQIAKRNNPAKGYEPLLEDLLEPVLAQCVAAGITIVGNFGQANPPAAANAIQDIANRLGLGRLRIAVVAGDDLAGRIDLDATERWEGDGRLPDLDGDVIAINAYLGAKPIADAILAGAQVVVTGRVADPALALGPLVAHFGWDWNDLDRLAAGTLIGHLLECGSQVSGGFFADPGFKDVPDTANIGFPIAEVEADGSFVITKAEGTGGVVDLRTVKEQLLYEIHDPSSYLTPDVTLDVTGVELAEVGPDRVRVSGARGHAAPAKLKATVSFYGDWLGEAEISYAGSNALARAKLAITTINERIEKRALQVRHRADIFGTVSAFDSDHGDLLAEFDDTPSGDYRVRFAFGAASQKDVERAVQEVNALYCCGPAGGGGVRQSVRPRVRTLSHLVERDLVSPSFHFHEAQS